One window from the genome of Malus domestica chromosome 01, GDT2T_hap1 encodes:
- the LOC139187974 gene encoding uncharacterized protein — MEEDEDDHYRRQKASHSRRVMEVAGQIAKPRRVANLDRKREKRGLIPEQKITASLRMLAYGASADQVDKIARMGKTTVLESLVRFCSAIEALYTNEYLRTSTPRDMRRLLRKGEMRGFPGMIGSMDCMHWTWKNCPSAWQGAYGNRKGAKSIILEAVASFDTWIWHAFFGVPGAQNDLNVLAQSPVFDELLQGNLPRCTYTINGTQYEGSYYLADGIYPRWSTFVKTVPHPQTEKEKHFAKCQEGCRKDVERCFGILQARWAIIRAAAKMFDVEALRSIMMTCIILHNMIVEDEYDYDGVDEYEPDPMNNSRTRIYCAHDGTEDPVQHEPLERDGRYNELIVQRYTNVQEPYWHVTRQNDLIEHQWGLHEGEDN; from the exons atggaggaggatgaggatgatcactatagaaggcagaaggcctcacattcccgccgtGTCATGGAAGTCGCGGGTCAGATAGCCAAACCAAGACGTGTTGCAAACCtcgatagaaaaagggaaaaacgag gtcttattcccgagcaaaaaattacggcatccttgcgaatgcttgcatatggagcatctgcagatcaagtggatAAGATCGCGAGGATGGGAAAAACAACTGTTTTGGAGTCCCTGGTGCGTTTTTGCTCTGCAATTGAAGCCCTCTACACCAATGAGTACCTCCGGACATCCACGCCAAGGGACATGCGAAGGCTTctgaggaagggtgagatgcgaggcttccctggcatgattggaagcatggattgcatgcattggacttggaaaaactgtccaagtgcgtggCAAGGAGCATATGGCAACAGAAAAGGAGCCAAAAGcatcattttggaagcggtggcttcatttgatacatggatttggcatgctttttttggtgttccaggagctcagaatgacttaaatgtccttgcccaatccccagtgttcgacGAACTGCTACAAGGAAACTTGCCGAGATGCACATATACCATTAATGGTACCCAATACGAGGGATCATACTACCTTGCagatggcatttacccaaggtggtcaacatttgtcaaaacagtgccacatccacaaactgaaaaggaaaaacactttgcaaaatgtcaagaagggtgtaggaaggatgtcgagcgttgttttggtatcctgcaagctcgttgggcgattaTCAGGGCTGCAGCTaaaatgtttgatgtcgaggctcttcgatccatcatgatgacatgtattattctccacaacatgattgttgaagatgagtatgattatgatggcgtcgatgaatatgagccggatccgatgaacaactcaagaacacgtatctaTTGTGCTCATGATGGGACCGAAGATCCagtgcaacacgagccattggaacgcgatggacgttacaatgaattgatcgttCAACGTTACACTAATGTGCAAGAGCCATACTGGCACGTAACCCGCcagaatgacttgattgagcaccagtgGGGATTGCATGAAGGCGAAGATAATTAG
- the LOC139187987 gene encoding uncharacterized protein, protein MRRLLRKGEMRGFPGMIGSMDYMHWTWKNCPSAWQGAYGNRKGAKSIILEAVASFDTWIWHAFFGVPGAQNDLNVLAQSPVFDELLQGNSPRCTYTINGTQYEGSYYLADGIYPRWSTFVKTVPHPQTEKEKHFAKCQEGCRKDVERCFGILQARWAIIRAAARMFDVEALRSIMMTCIILHNMIVEDEYDYDGVDEYEPDPMNNSRTRIYCAHDGTEDPVQHEPLERDGRYNELIVQRYTNVQEPYWHVTRQNDLIEHQWGLYEGEDN, encoded by the coding sequence atgcgaaggcttctgaggaagggtgagatgcgaggcttccctggcatgattggaagcatggACTACATgcattggacttggaaaaactgtccaagtgcgtggCAAGGAGCATATGGCAACAGAAAAGGAGCCAAAAGcatcattttggaagcggtggcttcatttgatacatggatttggcatgctttttttggtgttccaggagctcagaatgacttaaatgtccttgcccaatccccagtgttcgacGAACTGCTGCAAGGAAACTCGCCGAGATGCACATATACCATTAATGGTACCCAATACGAGGGATCATACTACCTTGCAGATGgtatttacccaaggtggtcaacatttgtcaaaacagtgccacatccacaaactgaaaaggaaaaacactttgcgaaatgtcaagaagggtgtaggaaggatgtcgagcgttgttttggtatcctgcaagctcgttgggcgattaTCAGGGCTGCagctagaatgtttgatgtcgaggctcttcgatccatcatgatgacgtgtattattctccacaacatgattgttgaagatgagtatgattatgatggcgtcgatgaatatgagccggatccgatgaacaactcaagaacacgtatctaTTGTGCTCATGATGGGACCGAAGATCCagtgcaacacgagccattggaacgcgatggacgttacaatgaattgatcgttCAACGTTACACTAATGTGCAAGAGCCATACTGGCACGTAACCCGCcagaatgacttgattgagcaccagtgGGGATTGTATGAAGGCGAAGATAATTAG